Proteins encoded by one window of Spirochaetales bacterium:
- a CDS encoding calcium/sodium antiporter yields the protein MIELVLFVIGFVILIKGAGLLVDGSSSIAGYLKISRLVIGMTAVAFGTSLPELLVNVFASIGNNPGIAIGNIIGSNIANILLILGISSIIYPLVVTKGTVWREIPFCLLASLVFAVLSNDLLIDGDQQSLLTRIDGIVFLFFFVIFLYYMWSIARENDLIVSEVSIKTLPLHRSVIYMLAGLAGLVIGGKWIVDGAVFITGFFGIGQTFIGLSIIAVGTSLPELATSAIAAYKKNPDIAVGNVVGSNIFNIFFILGVSSIIKPLPMQQSNNIDTAVMIAATMILFLFMFTGKKSSIDRWEGFILTAAYAGYITYLILNQAGVW from the coding sequence ATGATTGAGCTTGTATTGTTCGTTATCGGATTCGTCATTCTTATAAAAGGCGCGGGGCTTCTTGTCGACGGCTCCTCATCGATAGCGGGATACCTGAAGATTTCCAGGCTTGTCATCGGCATGACCGCCGTCGCCTTCGGCACCTCGCTTCCCGAACTCTTAGTCAATGTCTTCGCGAGCATCGGGAACAATCCCGGTATCGCGATCGGCAACATTATCGGAAGCAATATCGCAAACATACTTCTCATCCTCGGTATTTCTTCGATCATCTATCCCCTCGTCGTGACAAAAGGGACGGTATGGCGGGAAATACCTTTCTGCCTGCTCGCCTCGCTGGTCTTTGCGGTGTTGTCGAACGACCTGTTGATCGACGGCGATCAACAATCACTATTGACCAGAATCGACGGAATCGTCTTTCTTTTCTTTTTTGTCATCTTCCTCTATTATATGTGGAGTATCGCACGCGAAAACGATCTTATTGTCTCCGAGGTATCGATAAAGACATTGCCCCTCCACCGGTCCGTTATATATATGCTCGCGGGTCTGGCCGGTCTTGTGATTGGGGGAAAATGGATCGTGGACGGAGCCGTATTTATTACCGGATTCTTCGGGATCGGACAGACATTCATCGGGTTGTCGATCATTGCCGTCGGAACATCCCTCCCCGAACTCGCCACTTCCGCCATCGCCGCCTATAAGAAAAACCCGGATATTGCCGTGGGAAATGTCGTGGGCTCCAATATTTTCAATATTTTTTTCATCCTCGGGGTGAGTTCGATTATAAAACCCCTTCCCATGCAGCAATCGAATAATATCGATACGGCGGTCATGATCGCTGCGACCATGATCCTGTTTCTCTTTATGTTTACCGGTAAGAAATCCTCGATCGACAGGTGGGAAGGGTTCATTCTTACGGCAGCATATGCCGGATATATCACGTACCTTATCCTTAACCAGGCGGGCGTATGGTAA
- a CDS encoding dockerin type I repeat-containing protein produces MKKTVFVLAFLVMAVFAAFPQSLGDVNGNGNIDIVDALLVAQYYVGLDPQNFSISLSDVNASGGTDIVDALLIAQFYVGLIDRFPGEPAGGCTGSGNFTYTLSTASSPTQDERRAYTLITEAMEEAVSYYNCHTNIVMHVTVYYDPGVPTAQANWNGPISFGGETYMNYITAMHEMSHCAGVGTHSRWRSLVVDGIFTGTNATNQLRAITGNPEDVLHADTQHFWPYGLNYTSEVTGEEDLINHCRMVVAIRKDLGI; encoded by the coding sequence ATGAAAAAGACGGTTTTTGTCCTCGCCTTTTTAGTCATGGCGGTTTTCGCGGCTTTTCCGCAGTCCCTGGGCGATGTGAACGGAAACGGAAATATCGATATCGTCGACGCGCTTCTGGTCGCGCAGTATTACGTGGGTCTCGATCCGCAGAACTTCAGCATCTCGCTTTCGGATGTGAATGCAAGCGGCGGTACCGATATCGTCGACGCGTTGCTCATCGCGCAGTTTTACGTAGGGCTCATCGACCGTTTCCCGGGGGAACCGGCCGGGGGCTGCACCGGGAGCGGCAACTTCACCTATACTCTCTCCACCGCCTCATCGCCGACACAGGACGAGCGGCGCGCGTACACCCTGATCACGGAGGCGATGGAGGAGGCCGTATCGTATTACAACTGCCACACGAATATCGTCATGCACGTGACGGTGTACTACGATCCGGGCGTACCGACGGCCCAGGCAAACTGGAACGGCCCCATTTCCTTCGGCGGCGAGACCTATATGAATTATATCACCGCGATGCATGAAATGTCCCACTGCGCGGGCGTCGGGACCCACTCGCGGTGGCGGTCGCTCGTCGTCGACGGAATATTCACGGGAACGAACGCGACGAACCAGCTCAGGGCGATCACGGGAAATCCGGAGGATGTCCTCCACGCTGATACCCAGCATTTCTGGCCGTACGGCCTCAATTATACCTCCGAAGTAACCGGGGAGGAAGACCTCATCAATCACTGCAGAATGGTGGTGGCGATCAGGAAAGACCTGGGGATATAA
- a CDS encoding response regulator gives MNNKTILVVDDQKINLELMEKYLSGDAGYKVIVTQDNTNVEKLIRDNQPDAIIMDIVMPEMRGDEIARQLKSNPQTSGIPVILITADILQEKDNASADYFIRRPVIGEDLLKILSDIFTTPQ, from the coding sequence ATGAACAACAAAACAATCCTTGTCGTCGACGATCAGAAGATCAATCTGGAACTCATGGAAAAATATCTCTCGGGCGATGCGGGATACAAGGTTATCGTCACACAGGATAACACCAACGTGGAGAAACTGATCAGGGACAATCAACCCGATGCCATTATCATGGATATCGTTATGCCGGAGATGAGGGGCGATGAAATAGCACGTCAATTGAAAAGCAATCCCCAAACCTCAGGCATTCCCGTCATCCTGATTACGGCGGACATATTGCAGGAAAAAGACAATGCTTCTGCGGATTACTTTATCCGCAGACCGGTTATCGGTGAAGATTTATTGAAAATTCTTTCCGATATTTTCACCACACCACAATAA
- a CDS encoding MarC family protein yields MVILARFLAAFIPIFVAVDAVGVLPIFINFTEGLSPEKRRLIVGRAMIVAAVISIVFLFLGKAIFDFLRIEMADFMIAGGVLLFCIAITDILSQKKRRRIPAEDVGAVPLGTPLIVGPAVLSTSLVIVNEYGPVISLVSVLVNILIAGLVFLAADVIIKIIRPSGARVLSKVTSIILASIAVMMVRKGIMLVFF; encoded by the coding sequence ATGGTAATCCTGGCACGGTTTCTTGCCGCATTTATTCCGATATTTGTCGCAGTCGATGCGGTCGGCGTTCTTCCCATCTTTATCAATTTCACCGAAGGCCTTTCTCCAGAAAAGAGGCGCTTGATCGTCGGCCGGGCGATGATCGTCGCCGCTGTCATTTCAATCGTATTTCTTTTTCTCGGAAAGGCGATATTCGATTTTCTTCGTATCGAGATGGCGGATTTCATGATTGCCGGCGGCGTTCTTCTTTTTTGTATCGCAATCACCGATATTTTGAGTCAGAAAAAACGCCGGCGTATTCCCGCAGAAGACGTGGGGGCCGTCCCCCTCGGAACCCCCCTTATCGTGGGACCCGCGGTCCTTTCGACATCGCTTGTCATCGTTAACGAATACGGCCCCGTCATCTCCCTGGTTTCCGTCCTCGTCAATATTTTGATCGCGGGGCTGGTGTTTTTGGCCGCCGATGTCATCATAAAAATAATACGGCCTTCAGGCGCCCGTGTCCTGAGCAAGGTAACGAGCATCATCCTGGCCTCGATCGCCGTGATGATGGTCAGAAAGGGGATAATGCTGGTATTTTTTTAA
- a CDS encoding chemotaxis protein CheD produces MKEILSVGIGEYKVSQSPNTLRTILGSCVGVLIYDPVSKIGGLAHVYLPLSKDYHNERRGGIANDKYADILLPKMIEDMLEKGANKRHFISYLVGGATLFNIKPDSSLNIGEKNLQVVKEILQNLHITFFQLQVGGNTGRRVFFNLINGDIDVTDLKKH; encoded by the coding sequence CGGGGAATACAAAGTATCGCAAAGCCCGAACACCCTTCGTACGATTCTCGGCTCCTGTGTCGGGGTACTTATCTACGATCCCGTCAGTAAAATCGGCGGACTCGCGCACGTTTATCTCCCCCTTTCAAAGGATTATCATAATGAGCGGAGGGGAGGTATCGCAAACGACAAATACGCCGATATCCTCCTTCCGAAAATGATCGAAGATATGCTCGAAAAGGGAGCGAACAAGCGCCACTTTATTTCCTATCTCGTCGGCGGAGCCACACTCTTTAATATAAAACCGGACAGTTCACTCAATATCGGAGAAAAGAATCTCCAGGTGGTAAAGGAAATATTGCAAAATCTTCATATTACCTTTTTTCAACTCCAGGTGGGGGGTAATACGGGCCGGCGGGTCTTTTTTAACCTGATTAATGGTGATATCGATGTCACCGATCTGAAAAAACATTAA